Proteins from a genomic interval of bacterium:
- a CDS encoding redoxin domain-containing protein, with translation MALSVGDSAPDFELPRTLAEGDTVKLSDFRGKKNVLLCFYPFDFSAVCSEQLPGYQANAGKFSAANCEVIGISVDSPFAHAAWAEKYGIEFTLLSDFFGKKTVGAYGLLNDKGFSNRAVILVDKAGKIAHIEVTAAPPQPPDDAKLYASLDKLS, from the coding sequence ATGGCACTGAGTGTTGGAGACTCCGCCCCCGATTTCGAGCTTCCGCGGACGCTCGCCGAGGGCGACACCGTGAAGCTGAGCGATTTTCGGGGCAAGAAAAATGTTCTGCTCTGCTTCTATCCCTTCGACTTCTCGGCCGTGTGCAGCGAGCAGCTTCCGGGCTACCAGGCGAACGCCGGCAAGTTCTCGGCCGCGAACTGCGAAGTCATCGGCATCAGCGTGGACAGCCCCTTCGCCCACGCGGCCTGGGCCGAGAAGTACGGCATCGAATTCACGCTCTTGAGCGATTTCTTCGGCAAGAAGACGGTCGGGGCCTACGGCCTGCTCAACGACAAGGGATTCAGCAACCGCGCCGTCATCCTCGTGGACAAGGCGGGCAAGATCGCCCACATCGAGGTGACGGCCGCGCCGCCCCAGCCCCCCGATGACGCGAAACTCTACGCGTCCCTCGATAAGCTGAGCTGA